The DNA segment TTGAAAGGTATCCAACTCTGATAAAATATCAATGATTAAATTTAATTCCATGTTGTAATGGTTTATATCGTTTTGTTATAGTTTAATATTACCTAATCCACCGTCTAGACCGATAATTTGTCCAGTCATCCAGGAACTTTTTTCCGAGAGAAGAAACTCAACCAACTGAGCACTGTCTTCTGCTGACCCAATTCTTTGCAACGGATGTCTTTTTGCCGAAGCGACTCTCTTCTCCTCTGTAGAAAGCATTTGTGCGGCTAAAGAAGTATCTGAAAGTGACGGCGCAATTACATTAACCCGAATATTTGCCGACGCCAGTTCTGCTGCTAAACTTTTGGCAAAACCTTCGATCGCCCCTTTACTCGCTGCAATTGACGTGTGAAATGGCATTCCAACTTTCGCTGCAACAGTGGAGAATAATACGATACTTGCAGCTTTCGATTTTTTCAACGCTGGTAAACATTTCTGAATTATCCGAACTGCTCCCATAAAATTCTGATTGAAATCCGCTAAAAAATCTTCTTCGGTCAGTCGATTAAACGGTCGTAGATTTATGGAACCCGGACAAAAAACAAGGCCATGTAATTCCTCAGGCAAAGATATCTCATTCAGATCATCTTTGGAAACATCTAATTCAAAAAATTGTGTTCCTAAACTTGCTAATTCAGGAGTTGAATTTCGGGAAATCGCAAACAGATTTTCATCTTTTAAAAGTTTGCAAGTCGCGAGTCCAATTCCTTTTCCTGCACCTACGATAAGTATATTTTTCATTTTATATTTCTTAATTATCCTTTATTTCTCTTACATTTCTCACTGCAGTATTTCACATTTCCCCAATCTTTCGCCCATTTTTTCCGCCATGAAAAAGGTCTCTCGCAAACTGGACAAATCTTGTGGGGTAAATGTTTCTTTTTACCGTGTTTCAACGTGATTTAAGATTTTGCATAAGGCAATTGCTCAATAAACTCACTGGTATAATACGCATCTAAACCTCCGCTCAACAATAGGTCATTCGGTTTCACCAAGCCATCTTCCGCGAGACGATTTTTGGGAATATGAACCGTTTCAACACTTCCAATGACCATAATGGTTGCATTGATTTCAATATTGATGATCTCTTGTAATTTCATTTCAATTTTAATTTCTGCTTCTTTCAAAAAAGGCGTCAAACAATTTCCTAAATATTCAGGTGTCAAACCTGTGGCGTCAAACTCTGAAATTTCCTTTGAATATCTCGCCGAAGTCTGATGTGCTTCCTTCAACCATTTTTTATCGATGAAATTTAAAGTGTAGCTTTCAGTTTCTTTGATGTTTATTAAAGTATCCCGCTCCACAGAATCAGGTCTCGAAATAAATCCAAACAAAGGTGGATGCGCACCTAAATGTATTATGGAATTAAAAATCGCAACGTTTTCCTGACCACTTTTAGATTTGGTTGAAATCAAAACAACCTGCCGAATTCCTGCCAAAGAATTGATCAACTTCGTTCGATACAATTTTTCAGTCCTCGAAATATCTTCCACAGTCATTGTCAAAATCTTTTCTTCTTTCTGCATCCTATCTTTTGCTAATTTTATTTCCAGAAATCGTTCTTTGTCGGGTGCACTTGAATCGATCTATTTCACTATTTCTTTTAAACAAATGTTTTTGACTCACCCCAGAATTTACTCTCGCTCGCCACAAGTTGAAAGAACTTCTCTTTAATTCTTTTCTCATCAGCGCAATCACGTCTTTTTCTGCCAACGCGAATTGATAAGTGATGGCTTCAAAAGGCGTTCGGTCTTCCCAAGCCATTTCGATAACCCGGTCAATTTGGGCAATGGTTAAACTCAATTGTTGGTGAAATTTTTATAGTTATTAATCACAATATTTTTTGATTGAATATCGTGCATCAGATTATATAAACCGAAAAATGTTCTGTTCATATAAATAAAATGTCGAGATCCACGATTCGCATTTCTCCCTTTTATCTGGGTGTTTTTTGCATATTTCTGTCCAAGATCTGCGATGGCTTCAAAGAATTTACCATCCGAGAAATCAAAGTTTTCTTCCTGGAAAGGCGTTGTAAATAAATACAATAACTCATAGAAAATCTCGGTAAAGAATTCTTTCTCTTCCGCTGAATCATCTGGACGAATGATTTCTAATTCTAATAATTTTTGATCCAAAAACGCTCTGTTCTCTAAATTTTCGCGAACCGCCAATTCAAAATAAGGAATATAAAAATCTTCAGGAATCGTTTTCATACAACCAAAATCGATAGCGATCAAAGTACCCTCTTCCGAAACCAAAAAATTCCCTGGATGCGGATCAGCGTGAACTTTTCTAAGTTTATGAATCTGGAACATATAAAAATCCCATAAAGCCTGACCAACTTGATTTGCTAATTTTGGGTCTTTATTTTCAGCACAAAACGTAGAAAGATGTTTTCCGTGCATCCAATCCATGGTTATTATTCTATCATTTGAATATTGAGGATAATAATTTGGAA comes from the Chryseobacterium sp. SNU WT5 genome and includes:
- a CDS encoding TIGR03643 family protein → MAWEDRTPFEAITYQFALAEKDVIALMRKELKRSSFNLWRARVNSGVSQKHLFKRNSEIDRFKCTRQRTISGNKISKR
- a CDS encoding ABC1 kinase family protein, which translates into the protein MKTLDKIPTSKIQRASKLISTGAKVGVNYLKYYGEKITKTEEEAKENLNNSNATDIYDSLKELKGSALKVAQMLSMEKNILPAAYVEKFSLSQFQVPPLSAPLVAKIFKNYFGKKPNELFDHFEPNSTNAASIGQVHKAMKDGKELAVKIQYPGVSDSISSDLAMVKPIAMKMFNIKGKNSDQYFKEVEDKLLEETDYNLEITQSLEIRQKCENLPNLAFPNYYPQYSNDRIITMDWMHGKHLSTFCAENKDPKLANQVGQALWDFYMFQIHKLRKVHADPHPGNFLVSEEGTLIAIDFGCMKTIPEDFYIPYFELAVRENLENRAFLDQKLLELEIIRPDDSAEEKEFFTEIFYELLYLFTTPFQEENFDFSDGKFFEAIADLGQKYAKNTQIKGRNANRGSRHFIYMNRTFFGLYNLMHDIQSKNIVINNYKNFTNN
- a CDS encoding SDR family NAD(P)-dependent oxidoreductase — encoded protein: MKNILIVGAGKGIGLATCKLLKDENLFAISRNSTPELASLGTQFFELDVSKDDLNEISLPEELHGLVFCPGSINLRPFNRLTEEDFLADFNQNFMGAVRIIQKCLPALKKSKAASIVLFSTVAAKVGMPFHTSIAASKGAIEGFAKSLAAELASANIRVNVIAPSLSDTSLAAQMLSTEEKRVASAKRHPLQRIGSAEDSAQLVEFLLSEKSSWMTGQIIGLDGGLGNIKL
- a CDS encoding DUF2256 domain-containing protein encodes the protein MKHGKKKHLPHKICPVCERPFSWRKKWAKDWGNVKYCSEKCKRNKG
- a CDS encoding flavin reductase family protein, with the translated sequence MQKEEKILTMTVEDISRTEKLYRTKLINSLAGIRQVVLISTKSKSGQENVAIFNSIIHLGAHPPLFGFISRPDSVERDTLINIKETESYTLNFIDKKWLKEAHQTSARYSKEISEFDATGLTPEYLGNCLTPFLKEAEIKIEMKLQEIINIEINATIMVIGSVETVHIPKNRLAEDGLVKPNDLLLSGGLDAYYTSEFIEQLPYAKS